The DNA region ATTATGAACCCCCAAATAAAATAATAGCGAAAAAGCTTAAAATGTTCCCACTTGAAGTTGTGGTAAGATTTAAGAAAGCCGGTTCTTTTATAAGACGATATAGCGGAAGGGAAGGGGAAGAGCTACCCGAACCCTTGGTGGAGTTTTTCATCAAGGACGATGAAAGACATGATCCCATGGTCTGCCATAAGCATATGATAATAATGGGAATAGCAAGCGAGGAAGATATAAGGAAAATGGAGCGCTCGGCGCTCAAGGCAGCCTACCTCCTACGAGATTTCTTTCTGAAGGGAGAGCTTGAATTATGGGATATGAAATTTGAATATGGAAAGGGAAGCGACGGAAAGATATATATGGGGGACGAGATATCACCGGATACGCTAAGGCTTCGTAAAAAAGCTGGCATATATGACAAGGATATATACAGAAGGGATCTGGGAGATCCCATTAAAGCATATAAGGAGGTTCTCGAGATATGCAAAGCTATCGTTTCGCAGTAGACATACAGTATAAGAGCCACATCAGAGATCCGAGGGGCGAAACCATAAGAAGGGTCTTAAGCGAAAAGGAAAATCTACCGGTTAAGAGTCTAAGGGTGGGTAAGTCGATTCATCTCGAGGTCGAAGCCAATGGCGAGGAAGAAGCCTTAAGAATAGTAAAGCTCGCCTGTGAGAAACTCCTCGTTAATCCGGTAGTTGAAGAATATGAGGTGCGAAAGCTATGAAGGTGGCGGTAATCGTATTTCCGGGATCAAACTGCGATAGAGATATGTATCACGCGCTGAGATATGCAGGATTTGAGGCAGAGTATATTTACGGCGAGAGGAAGCTGTCCGAATTCGATGCCATAGCCATACCTGGAGGGTTCTCTTATGGGGATTATTTAAGACCTGGGGCGGTTGCAGCGAGGGAAAAAATATCAGAGGAGATTAAAAGAGAAGCAGAAAGGGGAAAGCTCATATTCGGAGTGTGCAACGGTTTTCAGATACTCGTCGAGATGGGGCTTCTGCCGGGAGCGCTCCTTCAAAACCCTTCAGGGAAGTTTATCTGCAAGTGGATAGAACTAAAGGTAGAGGATAACGAAACCCCTTTCACGCTTCTCTTTGAGAGAGGAAAGAGCATAAAGCTACCCATAGCAAACGGCTTCGGAAGATATGTCAAAGCTGGCAGTGAACCGCGAGTAATCTTCAGATACACGGAGGATATAAACGGTTCCGATGATATGATCGCCGGAATATCAAACGATGAGGGAAACATTTTGGGACTTATGCCTCACCCAGAAAGAGCCTATGAACCCCTTCTCGGTGGAGAAGACGGCTTGCGTTTTTTTAAGTCGCTTAAGCTGTTTTTAGAGAAAGGGAGAGGGTAAAAATGAGGTATTTAGAAAAGCTAAGAAAAGCTCTTGGAAGAGAACCAACATTCGTTGAGCTTCAAGCATTCGGAATCACATGGAGCGAACATTGCGGATACTGCCACACTAA from Synergistota bacterium includes:
- the purQ gene encoding phosphoribosylformylglycinamidine synthase subunit PurQ; the encoded protein is MKVAVIVFPGSNCDRDMYHALRYAGFEAEYIYGERKLSEFDAIAIPGGFSYGDYLRPGAVAAREKISEEIKREAERGKLIFGVCNGFQILVEMGLLPGALLQNPSGKFICKWIELKVEDNETPFTLLFERGKSIKLPIANGFGRYVKAGSEPRVIFRYTEDINGSDDMIAGISNDEGNILGLMPHPERAYEPLLGGEDGLRFFKSLKLFLEKGRG
- a CDS encoding phosphoribosylaminoimidazolesuccinocarboxamide synthase; translated protein: MYEGKTKRVEEREEKVILHFKDDITAGDGAKHDVMKGKGRICAEMTAILMGYLNEKGILTHFIDYEPPNKIIAKKLKMFPLEVVVRFKKAGSFIRRYSGREGEELPEPLVEFFIKDDERHDPMVCHKHMIIMGIASEEDIRKMERSALKAAYLLRDFFLKGELELWDMKFEYGKGSDGKIYMGDEISPDTLRLRKKAGIYDKDIYRRDLGDPIKAYKEVLEICKAIVSQ
- the purS gene encoding phosphoribosylformylglycinamidine synthase subunit PurS, giving the protein MQSYRFAVDIQYKSHIRDPRGETIRRVLSEKENLPVKSLRVGKSIHLEVEANGEEEALRIVKLACEKLLVNPVVEEYEVRKL